In the Solanum pennellii chromosome 5, SPENNV200 genome, one interval contains:
- the LOC107019697 gene encoding zinc finger protein CONSTANS-LIKE 12-like, giving the protein MDPLCDLCGEVRAVVYCKSDSARLCLQCDDYVHSPNLISRRHSRSFICDKCNSQPSVVRCMDEAISLCERCDWDGNGCIGTGHRLKKLNPYTGCPSPDEFTKMLSQVLEMPIGTDTNFGSFGNSLGSSLSINENNSSLENKGNEDSFVSSKLLVSNYKFEAWSIPPEPNYLNSYQIDLAPFSEGSGLSKQDCPIKDLGLQEGDDLSKGVDFDDVTLDFNCSYEILPDSRQTGFSDENKELDCLVMEKNSSVTGSNNVETSHEATSSVQQEYMGLQSSQISAAASSTNLLQTMSANANCMLMNSTCNGSIGALPFLPAPIHPSMSLSLSNITGESCAEQDCGLSPGFLNEAPWDLSLENCPQKRHEAKMRYNEKKKTRTFGKQIRYASRKARADTRRRVKGRFVKAGEAYDYDPSETRDF; this is encoded by the exons atggATCCTCTATGTGATTTATGTGGTGAAGTGAGGGCAGTGGTGTATTGTAAATCAGATTCAGCGAGGCTTTGCTTGCAATGTGATGATTATGTGCACTCACCAAATCTAATATCACGAAGGCATTCACGTTCTTTCATATGTGACAAATGCAATTCGCAGCCATCAGTTGTGAGATGCATGGATGAGGCAATAAGCTTATGTGAACGCTGTGATTGGGATGGAAATGGCTGCATTGGGACAGGGCATCGACTCAAGAAGTTGAATCCTTACACTGGATGTCCCTCTCCTGATGAGTTTACAAAGATGTTGTCACAAGTTCTTGAAATGCCTATTGGTACTGACACTAATTTTGGAAGCTTTGGTAATTCTTTAGGTAGCTCATTGAGTATTAATGAGAATAATAGCAGTTTGGAGAATAAAGGGAATGAAGATTCATTTGTATCTAGTAAGCTATTAGTTTCTAATTATAAGTTTGAAGCATGGTCAATTCCTCCCGAACCAAATTACCTGAATTCCTATCAAATAGATCTGGCACCCTTCTCAGAGGGATCTGGCCTTTCTAAG CAAGATTGTCCGATTAAGGATCTTGGATTACAGGAAGGTGATGATCTCTCAAAAGGTGTTGATTTTGATGACGTGACATTGGATTTCAACTGTAGTTATGAGATTTTGCCCGATTCACGACAGACTGGATTCTCTGATGAAAACAAGGAACTAGATTGCCTAGTCATGGAGAAAAATTCATCCGTTACAGGATCTAATAACGTGGAAACATCTCACGAG GCAACTTCTTCAGTGCAGCAAGAGTATATGGGGTTGCAGTCCTCACAAATCTCTGCAGCTGCGAGTTCAACGAATCTATTGCAGACAATGAGTGCCAATGCTAATTGCATGCTTATGAATTCCACTTGCAACGGTAGCATTGGCGCCTTACCCTTTCTACCTGCACCAATTCATCCAAGTATGTCATTATCACTCTCCAACATCACCGGAGAAAGTTGTGCAGAACAAGATTGTGGATTGTCACCGGGGTTTCTGAATGAAGCACCATGGGATTTGAGTTTAGAAAATTGTCCACAGAAAAGGCATGAAGCTAAGATGAGATATAACGAGAAAAAGAAGACTAGAAC GTTTGGTAAGCAAATAAGATATGCTTCACGTAAGGCTAGGGCAGATACCAGAAGACGAGTTAAAGGTAGATTTGTTAAGGCTGGTGAAGCTTATGATTATGATCCATCTGAAACAAGGGATTTCTGA